One genomic window of Candidatus Nanohalobium constans includes the following:
- the ftsY gene encoding signal recognition particle-docking protein FtsY — MLDKFKESVKDFSENVKSTVAEKELDEDTLNPLLEELRLKLLQNNVSLEAAEAIEEELRETLLGENVRRGKAEEKVNEAVKQVLLDLLDDSYSFLGELQDAEKPPVVFMMGFNGSGKTTTSAKLTEMLQNQSEGVVLGAGDTFRAASIEQLQEHGEKLDTKVISHEYESDPAAVAYDAVEHAENEDKIALIDTAGRSHADQNLMNELEKMVRVNDPDISFLVVDALSGNDVLEQADAYEGMFDAIIVTKMDVDENGGAIISISQRSGKPVAYIGTGQKYGDLEEFDKEEFVEEILE; from the coding sequence ATGCTAGACAAATTCAAAGAATCAGTCAAAGACTTTTCCGAAAATGTAAAGTCAACTGTAGCGGAAAAAGAACTGGACGAAGACACACTCAACCCGCTTCTAGAAGAACTAAGACTCAAACTGCTTCAAAATAATGTCTCGCTCGAAGCAGCAGAAGCCATCGAAGAAGAACTAAGAGAAACCCTACTAGGGGAAAATGTTCGTAGAGGTAAAGCAGAAGAAAAAGTAAACGAAGCAGTCAAACAAGTACTACTAGACCTGCTAGACGATTCATACAGTTTCCTGGGTGAGCTACAAGATGCTGAAAAACCACCAGTCGTCTTCATGATGGGATTCAACGGCTCAGGAAAGACAACGACATCAGCCAAGCTTACAGAGATGCTTCAGAACCAAAGTGAGGGAGTGGTTCTTGGTGCCGGTGATACTTTCCGGGCAGCATCGATAGAACAGTTACAGGAGCATGGAGAAAAACTTGATACCAAAGTCATCAGCCATGAATACGAGTCAGACCCGGCAGCAGTAGCTTATGACGCTGTTGAACATGCAGAGAATGAAGATAAGATTGCATTGATTGATACGGCTGGTAGAAGTCATGCTGATCAAAACTTGATGAATGAGCTGGAGAAGATGGTCAGAGTCAATGATCCGGATATCTCGTTCCTTGTAGTCGATGCCTTATCTGGTAACGATGTTTTGGAGCAGGCAGATGCATATGAAGGGATGTTCGACGCTATAATAGTCACCAAAATGGATGTCGATGAGAACGGCGGTGCTATAATTTCCATAAGTCAGAGAAGCGGTAAACCGGTTGCCTATATCGGCACAGGGCAGAAGTATGGAGACTTAGAGGAGTTTGACAAGGAAGAATTTGTAGAGGAAATATTAGAATAA
- a CDS encoding ATP-binding protein yields the protein MPKITVGRDEEDKQKYGLEGTGKIGKHLVGENEEAHTANTVYFDIARPHVMGVFGKRGTGKSYSLGTIAEEIQTSSVAQNCSTVIIDSMGIYWSMKHPNDRAASMLEGWDEKPEAFDVNVYIPEGKVQSFEQNEMPYDDTFTVNPGELTASEWAMALNIDINSETGILLDRIISELSDRSGVDYNLDHIIKGTHKFEFDEHIKKNLENRLRNAKDWGIFGEESSLGKFTERGELSVIDVSVFGEMSSGWSIRSLVVGLLAKRILRQRMEARRVEELEEMEGISENEMPIVWMMIDEAHQFLPAKGETPATHPLLRWVKIGREPGVSLVLATQQPAKLHPNALSQCDIVLSHRLTAKQDIDALGEIMQTYMRHDIQHYIDALPDRTGTGLILDDNSERIFPIQMRPRKSWHAGGTPDAFTD from the coding sequence ATGCCTAAGATAACAGTCGGAAGAGATGAAGAAGATAAACAGAAGTACGGCCTTGAGGGCACCGGCAAAATTGGAAAACATCTTGTCGGTGAAAACGAAGAAGCCCATACTGCCAACACAGTTTACTTTGATATCGCCCGACCTCATGTCATGGGGGTCTTTGGGAAGAGAGGAACTGGTAAATCGTACTCGCTCGGGACTATTGCGGAAGAGATTCAGACTTCAAGTGTTGCCCAGAATTGTTCTACTGTTATAATTGATTCTATGGGTATTTACTGGTCTATGAAGCATCCGAATGACAGGGCTGCTTCGATGCTGGAGGGCTGGGATGAGAAGCCTGAGGCGTTCGATGTAAATGTGTATATTCCTGAGGGAAAGGTTCAAAGCTTTGAACAGAATGAGATGCCCTATGACGATACTTTCACGGTTAACCCAGGTGAATTAACTGCTTCTGAATGGGCGATGGCATTAAATATTGATATTAACTCTGAAACAGGTATTTTACTCGACCGAATTATCTCGGAACTTTCTGATAGGTCGGGAGTAGATTATAACTTAGACCATATCATCAAAGGCACTCACAAATTCGAATTCGATGAACACATCAAGAAGAACCTGGAAAACAGGTTAAGAAATGCTAAAGACTGGGGTATATTCGGCGAAGAATCTTCTCTTGGCAAGTTTACGGAGAGAGGAGAGCTTTCCGTGATCGATGTCTCTGTCTTCGGGGAGATGAGTTCGGGTTGGTCTATCAGAAGCCTTGTAGTAGGATTACTCGCTAAAAGAATACTAAGACAGAGGATGGAGGCCCGCAGGGTTGAAGAACTTGAGGAGATGGAAGGCATCTCAGAGAACGAAATGCCTATAGTATGGATGATGATTGACGAAGCCCACCAGTTCCTGCCAGCTAAAGGCGAGACTCCGGCAACACATCCGCTTCTGAGATGGGTGAAGATCGGTAGAGAGCCAGGAGTGTCGCTTGTACTGGCGACTCAGCAACCGGCAAAACTTCATCCGAACGCACTTTCCCAATGTGACATAGTTCTCTCACACAGACTTACAGCCAAACAGGATATCGATGCACTAGGAGAAATAATGCAGACATACATGCGACACGACATCCAACACTACATCGACGCGCTACCCGACAGAACAGGTACAGGCCTGATACTAGACGACAACTCTGAGAGAATCTTCCCTATCCAGATGCGACCAAGAAAATCATGGCACGCAGGAGGAACACCGGACGCATTCACAGACTAG
- the pfdA gene encoding prefoldin subunit alpha — translation MEQQEMMQEYQQLQQQMEEMQEYLQQVQQSRENVQDAITAIEGLEDVEEGSEILAPIGKGAFVTAKIQDTENVVTNIGGDTYQKRENDEAADALEQEKEKLQETREELEENLQEMQQQMQQIQMQLQQQQQEAQQ, via the coding sequence ATGGAACAGCAAGAAATGATGCAGGAATACCAGCAACTACAGCAGCAGATGGAAGAAATGCAGGAATATCTTCAACAGGTCCAGCAAAGCAGGGAAAATGTTCAAGACGCGATTACAGCGATCGAAGGACTTGAAGATGTAGAAGAAGGAAGCGAAATCCTAGCACCGATCGGAAAAGGAGCATTCGTCACAGCCAAGATCCAGGACACAGAAAATGTCGTAACCAACATCGGCGGCGACACATACCAGAAACGAGAAAATGACGAAGCAGCAGACGCCCTAGAGCAGGAGAAAGAGAAACTTCAGGAGACCAGAGAAGAACTTGAAGAGAACCTGCAGGAAATGCAGCAGCAGATGCAGCAAATCCAGATGCAGCTCCAGCAACAACAGCAAGAAGCACAACAATAA
- the rpl18a gene encoding 50S ribosomal protein L18Ae, which yields MTTFEFSGEIQLGNHAQPFDREIEAESEKHAKDKLYSELGSEHSKPRSSITIEESQEA from the coding sequence ATGACAACTTTTGAATTCTCAGGAGAAATCCAGCTAGGTAACCACGCTCAGCCATTCGACCGTGAAATCGAAGCTGAGTCAGAAAAACATGCTAAAGACAAACTATACTCAGAACTCGGCAGCGAACACAGCAAGCCAAGAAGCAGCATCACAATCGAAGAGTCTCAGGAGGCATAA
- a CDS encoding DEAD/DEAH box helicase produces the protein MLKTEEIESRTYQEVIAASSRDQNTLVVLPTGLGKTMIALMVASQKLDKGKTLFLAPTKPLVQQHKREFNKFLDIPEDQLKVMTGDTRPAKREKLWQEKQAFFATPQIVENDIISGKIPFEDFSLVIFDEAHRATGDYAYNFISEKTSCQKLALTASPGGDKEKIMEVADNLEINNFEIRTEDDPDVEPYIEDKEVNWKRVSLDNRFQTANKKMEDAKRTQLKKLQKLDQLDSINNVQKTDLLNLRGKLSSKLSSTDDPKLYSAISHVATALKMSQAIELLQTQGVSQAYDYIRGLDNDDSKAAARALEDEDFLKAKSLIEYLRKKGEEHPKIDKTRELLSDLSGDEKAIVFTEYRATADKILEELEEEGLKPVKFIGQQGDDGMSQTEQIETLSEFDDGEHNVLVSTSIGEEGLDIPAVDKVLFYEPVPSAVRDIQRAGRTGRQEEGEVTVLIAEDTRDEGYYWSAHHKKKNMKKTLKELKNSDEIEEREDDLDQRKLDSYNEEKKEDQAEEKDDGIKVVADDRENSIAKELSRSDIEVEKKRLDVADFIVSDRTGVERKEAADFVDSIIDNRLFDQLQEITQFENPIVIIEGKNLYHHRDIAPEAIRGAISSMALDYGVPIIWTQDEDDTAETLKSLAKREQKDKDRDVQVRGTKSGMTPEETMEFIVSGIPDVNTKIAERLLEEFGTVRKVFTASSGELQEVDGIGQKTADKITDYATRNYE, from the coding sequence GTGCTAAAGACAGAAGAAATAGAAAGCCGGACATATCAGGAAGTAATCGCAGCATCAAGCCGCGACCAAAACACCTTAGTCGTCCTACCCACAGGACTAGGAAAAACCATGATCGCACTCATGGTAGCATCCCAAAAACTAGACAAAGGAAAAACACTGTTTCTCGCACCAACCAAACCACTAGTTCAACAACACAAAAGAGAATTCAACAAGTTCCTAGACATACCTGAAGACCAGTTAAAGGTAATGACAGGCGACACAAGGCCAGCCAAGAGAGAAAAACTCTGGCAGGAAAAACAGGCATTCTTCGCAACACCACAGATAGTAGAAAACGACATAATCTCAGGAAAAATACCGTTCGAAGACTTCTCACTGGTTATATTCGACGAAGCACATCGAGCAACAGGAGACTACGCCTACAACTTTATATCAGAGAAAACATCATGTCAAAAACTGGCACTAACGGCCTCTCCAGGGGGCGACAAGGAAAAAATCATGGAGGTCGCTGACAACCTGGAAATAAACAACTTTGAAATCAGGACTGAAGACGACCCAGATGTAGAACCATACATAGAAGACAAAGAGGTCAACTGGAAGAGAGTATCGCTTGACAACCGCTTCCAGACTGCCAACAAAAAGATGGAAGATGCCAAGAGAACCCAGTTGAAGAAGCTTCAGAAACTGGATCAGCTAGACTCCATAAATAATGTTCAGAAAACTGATTTACTGAATCTAAGAGGTAAGTTGTCCTCAAAACTTTCCTCGACTGATGACCCTAAACTCTATTCTGCAATTTCACATGTTGCAACAGCCTTGAAGATGTCTCAAGCTATCGAACTACTTCAGACTCAAGGAGTCAGCCAGGCCTACGACTACATCAGAGGACTGGACAACGACGATTCTAAGGCCGCTGCCAGAGCACTAGAAGACGAGGACTTCCTCAAAGCCAAATCTTTAATCGAATACCTGAGAAAGAAAGGAGAAGAACATCCGAAAATTGATAAGACGCGAGAACTCCTATCTGACCTTTCCGGAGATGAAAAAGCGATCGTATTCACCGAGTATCGTGCCACTGCCGACAAAATACTAGAAGAACTTGAAGAGGAAGGACTTAAGCCTGTCAAGTTTATCGGGCAGCAAGGAGACGATGGAATGAGCCAGACAGAACAGATAGAAACACTCTCAGAATTCGATGATGGCGAACACAATGTCCTGGTATCTACATCGATAGGAGAAGAAGGATTGGACATCCCTGCGGTAGATAAAGTCTTGTTCTATGAGCCTGTGCCTTCTGCTGTCCGTGATATTCAGAGAGCGGGTAGAACAGGTAGACAGGAGGAAGGAGAGGTCACAGTACTTATAGCGGAGGATACAAGGGATGAGGGATACTACTGGAGTGCTCATCACAAGAAGAAGAACATGAAGAAGACCTTGAAGGAGTTGAAGAACTCTGATGAGATAGAGGAGCGTGAGGACGACCTCGATCAGAGGAAACTGGATAGTTATAATGAGGAAAAGAAAGAAGATCAAGCTGAAGAGAAAGATGATGGAATCAAGGTCGTAGCAGATGACCGTGAGAACAGCATCGCGAAGGAGCTTTCTCGCAGCGATATAGAAGTTGAGAAGAAACGCCTTGATGTAGCTGACTTTATTGTTTCTGATCGTACCGGTGTGGAGAGGAAGGAGGCAGCTGACTTTGTTGATTCTATAATTGATAATCGTTTGTTTGACCAGTTGCAGGAGATTACTCAGTTTGAGAATCCTATCGTGATTATCGAGGGAAAGAATCTGTATCATCATCGTGATATCGCTCCTGAAGCCATCAGAGGCGCTATTTCCAGTATGGCTCTAGACTATGGTGTGCCTATTATCTGGACGCAGGATGAGGATGACACAGCTGAGACATTGAAGTCGCTGGCGAAGCGAGAACAGAAGGATAAAGATCGGGATGTACAGGTCAGAGGAACCAAGAGCGGTATGACTCCTGAGGAAACTATGGAGTTTATTGTCTCAGGAATCCCTGATGTGAATACAAAGATTGCGGAGAGGCTTCTAGAAGAATTTGGCACTGTTCGGAAAGTATTCACAGCAAGTAGTGGAGAGTTACAGGAAGTTGATGGAATCGGTCAGAAAACAGCCGACAAAATCACGGACTATGCAACACGAAACTACGAATAA
- a CDS encoding phosphatase PAP2 family protein translates to MINEAALMQQTVILRNPLLTEIMLSITALGSITIALLITGLIYSEGEKKLGETLLTGLILSSTLTYSIKYAVARSRPETMMSNLIASTPSFPSGHTTVAFTLAAVLGSRFNKKAMYSLAALIAISRVYLGAHYPSDILVGAFIGITSGKIVLKRKQIYTKLSETISSTFS, encoded by the coding sequence GTGATAAACGAAGCCGCACTGATGCAGCAAACAGTGATTCTGCGCAACCCACTGCTGACAGAAATAATGCTGAGCATAACAGCACTAGGAAGCATAACCATAGCCCTCCTAATAACCGGACTAATATACTCAGAAGGAGAGAAAAAATTAGGAGAAACGCTTCTAACAGGACTAATCCTTTCCAGCACCTTAACTTATTCAATCAAATACGCTGTAGCTCGATCAAGACCCGAAACAATGATGAGCAATCTGATAGCTTCAACTCCATCTTTCCCATCAGGACATACCACTGTAGCATTCACACTAGCGGCAGTCCTAGGCAGCAGATTCAACAAAAAGGCTATGTACTCGCTCGCAGCATTGATAGCAATTTCAAGAGTCTATCTGGGAGCACACTACCCCAGCGACATCTTAGTAGGCGCCTTTATTGGTATAACATCTGGCAAAATTGTATTGAAAAGAAAACAGATTTATACGAAGTTATCGGAAACTATATCCTCTACTTTTTCCTGA
- a CDS encoding MarR family transcriptional regulator, with translation MKDWQKLLLDPAAYTVLRQLVQEPKTKQELSEETGIKPGRMDKLVKKLLENELITQNVENGVRKLEHNINHDHVKQLRIEIEEFTTNHIEDEVKLGNFQEARQKIHDKPMVEDLHKRKSLAKIEALQKLEQLPQTDKKQDVGGSWQSLKGFIPRL, from the coding sequence ATGAAGGACTGGCAAAAACTACTTCTGGACCCGGCAGCATACACAGTCCTAAGACAACTAGTCCAAGAACCCAAGACAAAACAAGAACTATCCGAAGAAACAGGGATAAAACCGGGAAGAATGGACAAGCTTGTCAAAAAACTGTTGGAAAACGAGTTAATAACTCAGAATGTAGAGAATGGCGTCCGAAAACTCGAACACAACATCAACCACGATCATGTCAAACAACTAAGGATAGAGATAGAAGAATTCACGACAAATCATATTGAAGACGAAGTGAAACTAGGCAACTTCCAGGAAGCAAGGCAAAAAATCCATGACAAACCAATGGTAGAAGACTTGCACAAAAGGAAGTCACTTGCTAAGATAGAGGCACTGCAGAAACTTGAACAACTTCCACAGACAGACAAAAAACAAGATGTAGGTGGGAGCTGGCAGAGTTTAAAAGGTTTCATTCCGCGTCTGTAA
- a CDS encoding exosortase/archaeosortase family protein — protein sequence MRFDSEQFTETQQKLFQTLLFMAKLLVVGAIFQGILYIHPNTEFLQSFLAEIIGAMLNSTGTQTTVNGISLLTSKAEYIITQDCLGWKSIAAFYALTFASTKRTLEHLNYLLQGTAVIIIANIIRVYTTVVLAEKGIVSFDLIHDVLWSWSLTFLVLAMWAYWMLELKDRKPIFQQRIQERVREFNRE from the coding sequence ATGAGATTTGACTCTGAACAATTTACTGAGACTCAGCAGAAGCTTTTTCAAACACTCCTGTTCATGGCAAAACTACTGGTCGTCGGAGCCATATTTCAGGGAATCCTGTACATACATCCAAACACAGAGTTCCTTCAAAGCTTTCTAGCTGAAATAATAGGTGCGATGCTGAACTCTACAGGAACCCAGACAACTGTCAATGGTATAAGCCTTCTAACCAGTAAAGCAGAATACATCATAACACAGGACTGCCTAGGATGGAAAAGCATAGCAGCATTCTACGCACTGACATTTGCATCCACAAAAAGAACGCTAGAACACCTAAACTACCTGCTGCAAGGAACAGCAGTAATAATAATCGCTAACATAATCAGAGTCTACACCACGGTAGTACTAGCTGAAAAAGGCATAGTCTCATTTGACCTAATACATGATGTGCTCTGGAGTTGGAGCCTGACATTCCTAGTACTGGCTATGTGGGCTTACTGGATGCTAGAACTGAAAGACAGAAAACCAATCTTCCAGCAAAGAATACAGGAAAGAGTCAGAGAATTCAACCGAGAATAA
- a CDS encoding DUF2797 domain-containing protein produces the protein MKSIIKVQWKQDSEGEWKTQLFLATEEGFEKRGLEPGRGLSYEVSNERRCTGYAPKPGERAPCPEFRKIQKGSQCPECRGKDIYSGYVRGEQNDLDGEFSVYLAQIGEEVKVGVTRKEKIPRRWIEQGADYGAEIFSGLTSNEALEKEEDFTTGKITQRIRKERKTSDPRNPSRLQEILEENGFDTAVMDVQELTVYPHLKGDFSRKGLLEGEVQSVKGQIVSNGRVAMAMTSGKVLKQPSQKGLNSF, from the coding sequence ATGAAGTCGATAATCAAAGTACAGTGGAAGCAAGATTCTGAAGGAGAATGGAAGACCCAGCTATTCCTCGCCACGGAAGAAGGATTCGAGAAGAGAGGTTTAGAACCTGGTAGAGGACTTTCCTATGAGGTTTCCAATGAGAGAAGGTGTACTGGGTACGCTCCTAAACCTGGTGAGAGAGCTCCTTGTCCGGAATTCCGGAAGATACAGAAAGGCTCTCAGTGCCCTGAATGCCGAGGAAAAGATATTTACTCAGGCTATGTCCGTGGGGAGCAAAACGATTTAGATGGCGAGTTCTCAGTCTACCTAGCCCAGATCGGAGAAGAGGTCAAAGTTGGTGTGACGAGGAAGGAGAAGATTCCTAGGAGGTGGATTGAGCAGGGAGCGGATTATGGAGCGGAAATATTCTCGGGTTTAACTTCAAATGAGGCACTGGAGAAGGAGGAAGATTTCACGACGGGTAAGATTACTCAGAGGATTAGGAAGGAGAGGAAGACTTCCGATCCACGAAATCCTTCCAGGCTTCAGGAAATTCTAGAAGAGAACGGCTTTGACACAGCAGTTATGGATGTTCAGGAACTTACAGTCTATCCACATCTTAAAGGAGATTTTTCCAGGAAGGGCTTGCTGGAGGGAGAAGTCCAGTCAGTGAAGGGGCAGATTGTTTCTAATGGTAGGGTGGCGATGGCGATGACTTCTGGGAAAGTCTTGAAGCAACCAAGTCAGAAAGGATTGAACAGCTTCTGA
- a CDS encoding DUF460 domain-containing protein: MAKKPLIVGVDPGSTSAVAAVTLDGEVELLESGKNFPPREIIQRLIKVGKPVVVASDKGKTPSKVDKISSSLGAKTFEPEEDLSQDRKKRLGKGANSHELDALASAVHAQKQLHKEIRKINKLKSQLNRDKIEVAEKVFEGEPVRKSEDATPEEPDEYGEAGEASGSGDDVDPEKKRLEKKVENLEEQVQRLKSELGEERSEKESLRAKLSRLRDEERKEVRKEEEVQKREAEIKRKNQEIEELEEEISDYRIREKQYRKAVRKIFHEDRDLVRVVDKSVEEVPEKAVTRNKDLIEVLENRGCNIYHVDRVEGVELSDFYLVESFPEPKNFESIIEDYKDSR; the protein is encoded by the coding sequence ATGGCTAAAAAACCGCTTATAGTCGGAGTAGACCCTGGAAGCACATCCGCAGTCGCAGCAGTAACACTAGACGGAGAGGTAGAACTTCTGGAATCAGGTAAAAACTTTCCGCCGCGCGAAATAATCCAGAGACTCATCAAAGTTGGCAAACCGGTCGTAGTAGCATCCGACAAAGGCAAGACACCGAGTAAAGTGGACAAGATTTCTTCATCACTTGGTGCAAAAACTTTTGAGCCGGAAGAAGACCTTTCCCAGGATCGGAAGAAAAGACTTGGGAAAGGAGCCAACAGTCACGAGCTAGATGCACTGGCCTCTGCGGTACATGCCCAAAAACAGCTTCATAAAGAGATACGGAAGATTAACAAGTTGAAAAGCCAGTTAAACCGGGATAAGATAGAGGTAGCTGAGAAGGTCTTCGAAGGCGAGCCTGTAAGAAAATCTGAGGATGCGACGCCAGAGGAACCTGATGAGTATGGTGAAGCTGGAGAAGCTTCTGGATCTGGTGATGACGTGGATCCTGAGAAAAAGCGTTTGGAGAAAAAGGTTGAAAACCTTGAGGAACAGGTTCAACGGCTGAAATCTGAACTTGGTGAAGAGAGAAGTGAGAAGGAAAGCCTTAGGGCTAAGTTAAGCCGGCTGAGAGATGAGGAGCGGAAAGAGGTTAGGAAAGAGGAAGAGGTTCAGAAGCGGGAGGCAGAGATCAAAAGAAAGAATCAGGAAATTGAAGAGCTTGAAGAGGAAATAAGCGATTACAGGATAAGAGAAAAACAGTACAGGAAAGCAGTCCGGAAAATCTTCCACGAGGACCGTGACCTCGTCCGTGTAGTCGATAAGTCGGTTGAAGAAGTACCTGAAAAAGCAGTAACCAGAAATAAAGATCTGATAGAGGTCTTGGAGAACCGCGGCTGCAACATATACCATGTAGACAGGGTAGAGGGCGTTGAACTAAGCGATTTCTACCTGGTAGAATCCTTCCCAGAACCTAAAAACTTTGAATCCATAATTGAAGATTACAAGGATTCCAGATGA
- a CDS encoding TraB/GumN family protein, which translates to MIYNFWELTNTRDPVLIYVYGTSHVSEESFKVIDDALEKHDPSVVALELDHPRLNSLLSDENQDGGPMFAQLIRYFQNKVGSKTGVMPGEEMLYAYETALDEGRDVALVDQDIRVTIQRLGDVRRKEKVKAGFSVLVGFLGFGKKLDVSKIPEDEMIQELVEEMQEEFPGLYRVLMEERNRFIVEALQEVDKNNEGDVVAFLGAAHVEKVKEMLDEVDNQSTVEARF; encoded by the coding sequence TTGATTTACAACTTTTGGGAGCTAACTAATACTCGTGATCCTGTTTTGATCTATGTGTACGGTACCAGCCATGTTTCTGAGGAAAGCTTCAAAGTTATAGACGATGCACTGGAGAAGCATGATCCAAGCGTCGTAGCACTGGAGCTTGATCATCCAAGACTCAATTCTCTTCTAAGTGATGAGAATCAGGATGGAGGACCGATGTTTGCACAGCTTATAAGATACTTTCAGAACAAGGTCGGGTCCAAAACCGGTGTGATGCCAGGCGAGGAAATGCTTTACGCCTACGAAACTGCTTTGGATGAAGGTCGTGATGTTGCATTAGTCGATCAGGATATCCGTGTTACTATCCAGAGACTGGGTGATGTAAGAAGAAAGGAGAAGGTTAAAGCAGGTTTCTCTGTCTTAGTTGGTTTTCTAGGTTTTGGGAAAAAACTGGATGTCTCGAAGATTCCTGAGGATGAGATGATACAGGAACTAGTTGAAGAGATGCAAGAAGAGTTCCCAGGTCTTTACCGAGTCTTGATGGAGGAAAGAAATCGTTTTATAGTGGAAGCCCTTCAAGAAGTAGACAAAAATAATGAAGGCGATGTTGTAGCCTTCCTCGGTGCGGCACATGTCGAAAAGGTAAAGGAGATGCTTGATGAAGTCGATAATCAAAGTACAGTGGAAGCAAGATTCTGA